Proteins encoded by one window of Pseudokineococcus lusitanus:
- the metE gene encoding 5-methyltetrahydropteroyltriglutamate--homocysteine S-methyltransferase, producing MSTASTTQEQGHRPGATAAGYPRQGRDRELKRALEAHWAGNLDAVGLLDVVAQVQDQRFAALGGAGLAEVPVGDFSLYDHVLDAAVLLGLLPARATREGLDASTSEGRLERLFTAARGGGDTAALEMTKWFDTNYHHLVPELGPGSRPVLDPTDLLEQLAAARSRGLVARPVLVGPVTFLRLSKPADDAPEGFATTDLLDTVLPVYAELLGRLADEGVAWVQLDETALVTDLDDDLADLARRAYEHLSGVTSRPRLLVGGSYDRLGDAAQVLLDAGVDGLAVDLAGASRADVEAVAGLRGLAGKRLLAGVVDGRGVWRRDLGAALDDLEVLAASGAQVDVAPSCSLLHVPHDVERETDLDPEVRSWLAFADQKLAEVVTLARGLAEGRDAVADELRASADLAASRAASPRTRDAAVRERTDAVTSGDLARDVPAAERRALQAEELGLPLLPTTTIGSFPQTSEIRRARAAHRAGNLDLAAYEAAMEEEVRVVVAAQEKAGVDVLVHGEPERDDMVRYFADRLEGFVTPKHGWVQSYGSRCVRPPVVVGDISRPEPMTVRWTSFAQSLTSAPVKGMLTGPVTILAWSFPRDDEPRGVSAMQIGLALRDEVADLEAAGTRVVQVDEPGLRELLPLRAAGREEYLRWAVDSFRLSTAGAASTTQVHTHMCYAEFGAVMSAIDALDADVISLEAARSRMEVLDELAAEGYDKGVGPGVWDIHSPRVPGEDEVVDHLHEALRRLPADRLWVNPDCGLKTRSVDEVTQGLAVLVGAARRVRDEAPAAGA from the coding sequence ATGAGCACCGCCAGCACCACGCAGGAGCAGGGGCACCGCCCGGGGGCGACCGCCGCCGGGTACCCGCGCCAGGGCCGCGACCGCGAGCTCAAGCGCGCCCTCGAGGCCCACTGGGCCGGGAACCTGGACGCGGTCGGCCTCCTCGACGTCGTCGCCCAGGTCCAGGACCAGCGCTTCGCGGCGCTCGGCGGCGCCGGCCTCGCCGAGGTCCCCGTCGGCGACTTCTCCCTCTACGACCACGTGCTCGACGCCGCGGTCCTGCTGGGCCTGCTGCCGGCCCGCGCGACGCGCGAGGGCCTCGACGCGAGCACGTCCGAGGGCCGCCTCGAGCGCCTCTTCACCGCCGCCCGCGGCGGCGGCGACACGGCCGCCCTCGAGATGACGAAGTGGTTCGACACGAACTACCACCACCTCGTGCCCGAGCTCGGCCCCGGCTCGCGGCCGGTGCTCGACCCCACCGACCTCCTCGAGCAGCTGGCGGCGGCCCGCTCCCGCGGCCTCGTCGCCCGCCCGGTGCTCGTCGGCCCGGTGACGTTCCTCCGCCTGTCGAAGCCGGCCGACGACGCCCCCGAGGGCTTCGCGACGACCGACCTCCTCGACACCGTGCTGCCGGTCTACGCCGAGCTCCTCGGCCGCCTGGCCGACGAGGGCGTCGCGTGGGTGCAGCTCGACGAGACGGCGCTCGTCACCGACCTCGACGACGACCTCGCCGACCTCGCCCGCCGCGCCTACGAGCACCTGTCCGGCGTCACCTCCCGCCCGCGCCTGCTCGTCGGCGGCTCCTACGACCGTCTCGGGGACGCCGCCCAGGTCCTCCTCGACGCGGGCGTCGACGGCCTGGCCGTCGACCTCGCCGGCGCCTCCCGCGCCGACGTCGAGGCCGTCGCCGGGCTGCGCGGCCTCGCCGGGAAGCGCCTGCTCGCCGGCGTCGTCGACGGCCGCGGCGTGTGGCGCCGCGACCTCGGCGCCGCGCTCGACGACCTCGAGGTGCTGGCCGCCTCCGGCGCCCAGGTCGACGTCGCGCCGTCGTGCTCGCTGCTCCACGTGCCGCACGACGTCGAGCGCGAGACCGACCTCGACCCCGAGGTCCGCTCCTGGCTGGCCTTCGCCGACCAGAAGCTCGCCGAGGTCGTCACGCTCGCCCGCGGCCTCGCCGAGGGCCGCGACGCCGTCGCCGACGAGCTCCGCGCGTCCGCGGACCTCGCCGCCTCCCGCGCCGCGTCGCCCCGGACCCGCGACGCGGCCGTCCGCGAGCGCACCGACGCGGTGACGTCGGGCGACCTGGCGCGCGACGTCCCCGCGGCGGAGCGCCGCGCGCTGCAGGCCGAGGAGCTGGGCCTGCCGCTCCTGCCGACGACGACCATCGGCTCCTTCCCGCAGACGTCGGAGATCCGCCGCGCCCGCGCCGCGCACCGCGCCGGCAACCTCGACCTGGCCGCCTACGAGGCGGCCATGGAGGAGGAGGTCCGCGTCGTCGTCGCCGCGCAGGAGAAGGCCGGCGTCGACGTCCTCGTGCACGGCGAGCCCGAGCGCGACGACATGGTCCGCTACTTCGCGGACCGGCTCGAGGGCTTCGTCACCCCCAAGCACGGCTGGGTGCAGTCCTACGGCAGCCGCTGCGTGCGCCCGCCGGTCGTCGTCGGCGACATCTCGCGCCCCGAGCCGATGACGGTCCGCTGGACGTCCTTCGCGCAGTCGCTGACCTCGGCGCCGGTCAAGGGCATGCTCACCGGCCCGGTGACGATCCTCGCCTGGTCCTTCCCCCGCGACGACGAGCCGCGCGGCGTCTCCGCCATGCAGATCGGCCTGGCGCTGCGCGACGAGGTCGCCGACCTCGAGGCCGCGGGCACGCGCGTCGTCCAGGTCGACGAGCCGGGCCTGCGCGAGCTGCTGCCGCTGCGCGCGGCGGGCCGCGAGGAGTACCTGCGCTGGGCGGTCGACTCCTTCCGCCTGTCCACGGCGGGGGCGGCGTCGACCACGCAGGTCCACACGCACATGTGCTACGCCGAGTTCGGCGCCGTCATGAGCGCCATCGACGCCCTCGACGCCGACGTCATCAGCCTCGAGGCGGCGCGCTCGCGCATGGAGGTCCTCGACGAGCTGGCGGCCGAGGGCTACGACAAGGGCGTGGGCCCGGGCGTGTGGGACATCCACTCCCCCCGCGTGCCCGGCGAGGACGAGGTCGTCGACCACCTCCACGAGGCGCTGCGCCGCCTCCCGGCCGACCGCCTCTGGGTGAACCCGGACTGCGGCCTCAAGACGCGCTCGGTCGACGAGGTGACGCAGGGCCTCGCCGTGCTCGTCGGCGCCGCGCGCCGCGTGCGCGACGAGGCTCCCGCCGCCGGGGCCTGA
- a CDS encoding C40 family peptidase, whose product MLQHAFARPRAHRNARHLAAAPARPSLAAAVAAQSTGARRAARRSVVVVAATGLVMTAGVTSSVAEPAVSPVAAAQAAPALETPAPLPEPAVTEALTVAADVPVTFTRGESAAVTAPPPPPEPEPVVVEAPADEADDASSDEADDASADEESSSSEESSSDEGSDEASDASDRDEDTSVSRSSSRGDDDADEDSSSDEGSSAPSSAGSSVLDIAAQYVGTPYVYGGTSPSGFDCSGFTQYVFAQAGISLPRTAAQQGAQGQRISRSEARPGDLAVVSDGSHIGIYAGDNQWYDSPRPGKSVSKRDIWTSDVYFVRY is encoded by the coding sequence GTGCTCCAGCACGCCTTCGCGCGCCCTCGTGCGCACCGCAACGCCCGTCACCTCGCCGCCGCCCCGGCGCGCCCGTCGCTCGCCGCCGCCGTCGCGGCGCAGAGCACCGGTGCCCGCCGCGCCGCCCGCCGCTCCGTCGTCGTCGTGGCCGCCACCGGCCTCGTCATGACGGCCGGCGTCACCAGCTCGGTCGCCGAGCCCGCCGTCAGCCCGGTGGCCGCCGCCCAGGCCGCCCCCGCGCTCGAGACGCCGGCGCCGCTCCCGGAGCCGGCCGTCACGGAGGCCCTCACGGTCGCCGCCGACGTCCCGGTCACCTTCACGCGCGGCGAGTCCGCCGCCGTGACGGCGCCCCCGCCGCCGCCCGAGCCGGAGCCGGTCGTCGTCGAGGCCCCGGCCGACGAGGCCGACGACGCCTCCTCCGACGAGGCCGACGACGCCTCCGCCGACGAGGAGAGCTCGTCGTCGGAGGAGTCCTCCTCCGACGAGGGCTCGGACGAGGCCTCGGACGCCTCGGACCGCGACGAGGACACCTCGGTCTCGCGCTCGTCCTCCCGCGGGGACGACGACGCCGACGAGGACAGCTCCTCGGACGAGGGCTCCTCGGCCCCCTCGAGCGCCGGCTCCTCGGTCCTCGACATCGCCGCGCAGTACGTCGGCACCCCGTACGTCTACGGCGGCACCTCGCCGTCGGGCTTCGACTGCTCCGGCTTCACGCAGTACGTCTTCGCGCAGGCCGGCATCTCGCTGCCCCGCACGGCCGCCCAGCAGGGCGCCCAGGGCCAGCGGATCTCCCGCAGCGAGGCCCGCCCGGGCGACCTCGCGGTCGTCTCCGACGGCTCGCACATCGGCATCTACGCCGGCGACAACCAGTGGTACGACTCGCCCCGCCCGGGCAAGTCGGTGTCCAAGCGCGACATCTGGACCTCGGACGTCTACTTCGTCCGCTACTGA
- a CDS encoding HNH endonuclease, with product MRTLVLNAGYEPLGVVPFRRALVLVLAGKAVVLAADDVPVVATSLSLPRPSVILLTRYVKVPHQRSVAVSRRGVLRRDGARCAYCRRTATTVDHVLPRSRGGRDTWENLVACCLRCNGQKGDRTPEEMGWSLRVRPAVPSGPAWVVQGVEARPAGWAAYLPGLAAPEMA from the coding sequence GTGCGCACCCTCGTCCTCAACGCCGGCTACGAGCCGCTCGGCGTCGTGCCCTTCCGGCGGGCCCTCGTCCTCGTCCTCGCCGGGAAGGCGGTCGTCCTGGCGGCCGACGACGTCCCCGTCGTCGCGACGTCGCTGAGCCTGCCGCGCCCGTCCGTCATCCTCCTCACCCGCTACGTCAAGGTGCCGCACCAGCGCTCGGTGGCCGTCTCCCGCCGCGGGGTGCTGCGGCGCGACGGCGCCCGGTGCGCCTACTGCCGGCGCACCGCCACGACGGTCGACCACGTGCTGCCGCGCAGCCGGGGCGGGCGCGACACGTGGGAGAACCTCGTGGCCTGCTGCCTGCGGTGCAACGGGCAGAAGGGCGACCGCACGCCGGAGGAGATGGGCTGGTCGCTGCGCGTCCGGCCGGCCGTCCCGAGCGGCCCGGCCTGGGTGGTCCAGGGCGTCGAGGCCCGGCCCGCGGGGTGGGCGGCCTACCTGCCGGGGCTCGCCGCGCCCGAGATGGCCTGA
- the ligD gene encoding non-homologous end-joining DNA ligase: MSPHQATEQVVEVGGHRLRLTSLEKVLYPATGTTKAEVLDYVVRAAEPLLRQLAGRPVTRVRWPHGVADTSFFEKNAPPGTPSWVRTAAVPLRSGERDGADDGDEGVETVRYPLLDDVAGLAWVTNLSAIELHTPQWRVCDGGAPGGRGRPARTAHPDRLVVDLDPGPGTGLAECAALAHVVADRLLEDGLDPRPVTSGSKGLQLYAAVSGEQDADVVRAYVRRLAEDLARDRPREVVATMTKARRTGRVLLDWSQNTWSKTTVTPYSLRGREQPRVAAPRLWDELDDDLQQLSPQEVLDRLDADGDLLDDVTGPGPRLPEP; the protein is encoded by the coding sequence GTGAGCCCGCACCAGGCGACGGAGCAGGTGGTCGAGGTCGGCGGGCACCGCCTGCGGCTCACCTCGCTCGAGAAGGTGCTGTACCCCGCCACCGGCACGACGAAGGCCGAGGTGCTCGACTACGTCGTCCGCGCCGCCGAGCCGCTGCTGCGCCAGCTGGCGGGCCGCCCGGTCACCCGGGTCCGGTGGCCCCACGGCGTCGCCGACACGTCCTTCTTCGAGAAGAACGCGCCGCCGGGGACCCCGTCGTGGGTGCGGACGGCGGCGGTGCCCCTGCGCTCCGGCGAGCGGGACGGCGCGGACGACGGGGACGAGGGGGTCGAGACGGTCCGCTACCCGCTGCTCGACGACGTCGCCGGGCTCGCGTGGGTCACCAACCTCTCGGCCATCGAGCTGCACACGCCGCAGTGGCGCGTCTGCGACGGCGGTGCCCCGGGCGGCCGCGGGCGCCCCGCGCGGACGGCGCACCCGGACCGGCTCGTCGTCGACCTGGACCCGGGCCCCGGCACGGGCCTGGCCGAGTGCGCCGCCCTCGCCCACGTCGTCGCCGACCGGCTGCTCGAGGACGGCCTCGACCCCCGCCCCGTGACGAGCGGCAGCAAGGGGCTGCAGCTCTACGCCGCCGTCTCGGGCGAGCAGGACGCCGACGTCGTCCGCGCCTACGTCCGCCGGCTCGCCGAGGACCTGGCCCGCGACCGCCCGCGCGAGGTCGTCGCGACGATGACCAAGGCCCGCCGCACCGGTCGCGTGCTCCTCGACTGGTCGCAGAACACGTGGTCGAAGACGACCGTCACGCCGTACTCGCTCCGGGGGCGCGAGCAGCCGCGGGTGGCCGCGCCCCGGCTGTGGGACGAGCTCGACGACGACCTGCAGCAGCTCTCGCCGCAGGAGGTCCTCGACCGGCTCGACGCCGACGGCGACCTGCTCGACGACGTGACCGGCCCCGGCCCGCGGCTGCCCGAGCCGTGA
- the ligD gene encoding non-homologous end-joining DNA ligase, which produces MLATPTAAPGTLPGGAPSPARGDDAAHHPRWAYEVKWDGMRLLADVRPAAGRAAARAVLTSRTERDVTAAFPDLAGLAAAATGAGGDLLLDGEVVALDGAGRPSFGVLAPRLGLSGSRARAAARAVPVVYVVFDVLRADGRDLTGDPLRRRREVLEELGEGWLAEPPSVGSEGVRGAALQVSPVFASGADVLAATRAQGLEGGVAKRWDSTYRPGERSTAWVKAAHRLARTVVVGGWRPQEGTRDRVGALLVGAPDGDGGLVYLGRVGSGIGPRAAAGLAPRLAGLDRPASPFTTDVPAVDARGATWLDPVLVAEVRSLGSTPGGRLRQPSFVGLRDDAGPDVVEPDAAAVPEDGPA; this is translated from the coding sequence ATGCTCGCCACCCCCACGGCCGCCCCGGGCACGCTGCCCGGCGGTGCGCCGTCGCCTGCCCGCGGGGACGACGCGGCGCACCACCCCCGCTGGGCCTACGAGGTCAAGTGGGACGGCATGCGCCTGCTCGCCGACGTCCGGCCCGCCGCGGGCCGCGCCGCCGCCCGCGCCGTCCTCACGAGCCGGACCGAGCGCGACGTCACCGCCGCCTTCCCCGACCTCGCCGGGCTGGCCGCGGCCGCGACGGGCGCCGGCGGCGACCTCCTCCTCGACGGCGAGGTCGTGGCGCTCGACGGAGCGGGGCGACCGTCGTTCGGCGTCCTCGCGCCGCGGCTCGGCCTGTCCGGCAGCCGGGCCCGGGCGGCCGCGCGCGCGGTGCCGGTCGTCTACGTCGTCTTCGACGTCCTGCGGGCGGACGGGCGCGACCTCACCGGCGATCCCCTGCGACGGCGGCGGGAGGTGCTCGAGGAGCTGGGCGAGGGCTGGCTCGCCGAGCCGCCCTCCGTCGGCTCCGAGGGCGTGCGCGGGGCCGCGCTGCAGGTCTCCCCCGTCTTCGCGTCCGGCGCCGACGTCCTCGCCGCCACCCGGGCGCAGGGCCTCGAGGGCGGCGTCGCCAAGCGGTGGGACTCCACCTACCGCCCCGGCGAGCGCAGCACCGCGTGGGTGAAGGCGGCGCACCGGCTCGCGCGCACGGTCGTCGTCGGCGGCTGGCGCCCGCAGGAGGGCACGCGCGACCGCGTCGGCGCGCTCCTCGTGGGCGCGCCCGACGGCGACGGCGGGCTCGTCTACCTCGGGCGGGTCGGCAGCGGCATCGGCCCGCGGGCGGCGGCGGGCCTCGCGCCGCGCCTCGCCGGGCTCGACCGGCCGGCGTCGCCCTTCACGACCGACGTGCCCGCCGTCGACGCCCGCGGGGCCACCTGGCTCGACCCGGTCCTCGTCGCCGAGGTCCGCTCGCTGGGCTCGACGCCGGGCGGGCGCCTGCGCCAGCCGTCGTTCGTCGGGCTGCGCGACGACGCCGGGCCGGACGTCGTCGAGCCCGACGCCGCGGCGGTCCCCGAGGACGGCCCCGCGTGA
- a CDS encoding Ku protein: MRAIWKGAVSFGLVSVPVKVYAATGTNDVRFHQVHETDGGRIRYRRVCSVDGEEVPYPEIAKAYETEDGEQVVLTDEDMDKLPLTSSREIDVVEFVPADQVDPVMLSKAYYLEPDRVALKPYTLLREALAATDRVAVVKVALRQREALAVLRVRDDVIVLQTLLWPDEVREASFDVLAGDVQLRPQETAMAASLVESLAGDFDPSQFTDGYAAAVVELVEAKVSAGEVRRPPAEGDADGDGEGAQVVDLLAALQRSVSRARGERGEGGGDAEQAPARPARASRSKAAAAEEEPEEAPAPRKRASRSKAAAEEEPEEAPAPRKRASRSKAVAKDEEPEEAPAPRKRASRSKAVAKDEEPEEAPAPRKRASRSKAVAKDEEPEEAPAPRKRASRSKVAAKDEAPEETPARRTRKKSA, translated from the coding sequence ATGAGGGCCATCTGGAAGGGCGCGGTCTCCTTCGGCCTCGTCTCGGTGCCCGTCAAGGTGTACGCCGCCACGGGCACCAACGACGTCCGCTTCCACCAGGTCCACGAGACCGACGGCGGGCGCATCCGCTACCGGCGCGTGTGCAGCGTCGACGGCGAGGAGGTCCCGTACCCGGAGATCGCGAAGGCGTACGAGACCGAGGACGGGGAGCAGGTCGTCCTCACCGACGAGGACATGGACAAGCTGCCGCTGACGTCGAGCCGCGAGATCGACGTCGTCGAGTTCGTCCCGGCCGACCAGGTCGACCCGGTGATGCTGTCGAAGGCGTACTACCTCGAGCCGGACCGGGTGGCGCTCAAGCCGTACACGCTCCTGCGGGAGGCGCTGGCCGCCACCGACCGGGTCGCCGTCGTGAAGGTCGCGCTGCGGCAGCGGGAGGCGCTCGCCGTGCTCCGCGTGCGCGACGACGTCATCGTGCTGCAGACGCTGCTGTGGCCGGACGAGGTGCGCGAGGCGTCCTTCGACGTGCTCGCCGGCGACGTGCAGCTGCGGCCGCAGGAGACGGCCATGGCCGCCTCGCTCGTCGAGTCGCTGGCGGGCGACTTCGACCCCTCGCAGTTCACCGACGGCTACGCGGCGGCGGTCGTCGAGCTCGTCGAGGCCAAGGTCAGCGCCGGGGAGGTGCGCCGCCCGCCCGCCGAGGGCGACGCGGACGGCGACGGCGAGGGCGCGCAGGTCGTCGACCTCCTGGCGGCGCTGCAGCGCAGCGTGTCCCGCGCCCGGGGCGAGCGCGGTGAGGGCGGGGGCGACGCCGAGCAGGCCCCCGCGCGCCCGGCGCGGGCGTCGCGGTCGAAGGCGGCTGCGGCGGAGGAGGAGCCGGAGGAGGCCCCGGCGCCCCGGAAGCGGGCGTCGCGGTCGAAGGCGGCGGCGGAGGAGGAGCCGGAGGAGGCCCCGGCGCCGCGGAAGCGGGCGTCGCGGTCGAAGGCCGTCGCGAAGGACGAGGAGCCGGAGGAGGCCCCGGCGCCGCGGAAGCGGGCGTCGCGGTCGAAGGCCGTCGCGAAGGACGAGGAGCCGGAGGAGGCCCCGGCGCCGCGGAAGCGGGCGTCGCGGTCGAAGGCCGTCGCGAAGGACGAGGAGCCGGAGGAGGCCCCGGCGCCGCGGAAGCGCGCGTCGCGGTCGAAGGTCGCCGCGAAGGACGAGGCCCCGGAGGAGACCCCGGCGCGCCGGACGCGGAAGAAGTCGGCCTAG
- a CDS encoding alpha/beta hydrolase family esterase: MRDDGLPRERTGDRSRRPRRRPGRRVALTAVAALALAALPVTGLVPDLPWGALDGAVAGPSDGAPPPAPVPDPLVDPVDPADRPLLVLDASGGRPVRQGDALPARVVGDAVVVLHGYTSNAAQIAERLEVPALVERLGAVAVLPTGLGHRPSWDAGTCCGSAARSDVDDVGFVAGLLDELRARGARHAYVVGYSNGGMLAYRLACERPEEVDAVAVVNATIAVDRCDGAFTALHLAGAEDRAVPVEGVDLVPYLFTGFPALADLPALAPAADLDLRVVPGAGHEVPEGAPTTVREWLATRPGPPTTDRAAVPVVAGGAAGAAGAVGAVGAVGAVGG; the protein is encoded by the coding sequence GTGCGCGACGACGGGCTCCCGCGGGAGAGGACCGGCGACCGGTCCCGCCGCCCCCGCCGGCGGCCGGGCCGGCGCGTCGCGCTGACCGCCGTCGCGGCGCTCGCCCTCGCCGCGCTCCCCGTCACCGGGCTCGTCCCCGACCTGCCGTGGGGCGCCCTCGACGGCGCGGTCGCCGGCCCCTCCGACGGCGCCCCGCCGCCCGCGCCGGTGCCCGACCCGCTCGTCGACCCTGTCGACCCGGCCGACCGGCCCCTGCTCGTGCTCGACGCCTCGGGCGGCCGACCGGTCCGGCAGGGGGACGCCCTGCCGGCCCGCGTGGTGGGCGACGCCGTCGTCGTCCTCCACGGCTACACGAGCAACGCCGCGCAGATCGCCGAGCGCCTCGAGGTGCCCGCCCTCGTCGAGCGCCTCGGCGCCGTCGCCGTCCTGCCCACCGGCCTCGGCCACCGGCCCAGCTGGGACGCCGGGACGTGCTGCGGCTCCGCGGCCCGCTCGGACGTCGACGACGTCGGCTTCGTCGCGGGGCTGCTCGACGAGCTCCGGGCCCGCGGGGCGCGGCACGCCTACGTCGTCGGCTACTCCAACGGCGGGATGCTCGCCTACCGGCTGGCCTGCGAGCGGCCCGAGGAGGTCGACGCCGTCGCCGTCGTCAACGCCACCATCGCCGTGGACCGGTGCGACGGCGCCTTCACGGCCCTGCACCTCGCCGGGGCGGAGGACCGGGCGGTCCCCGTGGAGGGCGTGGACCTCGTGCCCTACCTCTTCACCGGCTTCCCCGCGCTGGCCGACCTGCCGGCCCTGGCGCCCGCCGCGGACCTCGACCTGCGCGTCGTGCCCGGCGCGGGCCACGAGGTGCCGGAGGGGGCGCCGACGACCGTGCGCGAGTGGCTCGCCACGCGCCCCGGCCCGCCGACCACCGACCGCGCCGCCGTCCCGGTGGTCGCGGGCGGCGCGGCCGGCGCGGCCGGCGCGGTCGGCGCGGTCGGCGCGGTCGGCGCGGTCGGCGGCTAG
- a CDS encoding phosphatase domain-containing protein, with protein MHRRASRRALEQGWQPSITVYAGYGSPRSVRVLGRLLLTAPDGRTPTERPEVVRGWRSFLTVPVREARVQVEVGGELHEAVTDRGGFVDVVLPASLEPGWQQVVVHAEGAEPVPAPVRVIGDDVEVGLVSDIDDTVMVTALPRPFLAAWNTFVLDEHARNPVPGMAVLYERITRRWADAPVVYLSTGAWNVAPTLTRFLHRHLYPRGPLLLTDWGPTPDRWFRSGRAHKERSLRRLAEEFPHVRWLLVGDDGQHDEAIYEEFARAHPDNVAAVAIRHLSPTESVLAQGLPAPSGAPARAEGPHAWVSAPDGAGLARLLRQGGLL; from the coding sequence ATGCACCGGCGTGCGAGCCGGCGGGCCCTGGAGCAGGGGTGGCAGCCGTCCATCACGGTCTACGCCGGCTACGGCTCGCCGCGCAGCGTGCGCGTGCTGGGACGCCTGCTGCTCACGGCGCCGGACGGGCGCACGCCCACCGAGCGTCCCGAGGTCGTGCGCGGCTGGCGGTCCTTCCTCACGGTGCCCGTGCGCGAGGCGCGCGTGCAGGTCGAGGTGGGCGGCGAGCTGCACGAGGCGGTGACCGACCGCGGCGGCTTCGTCGACGTCGTCCTGCCGGCGTCGCTCGAGCCCGGCTGGCAGCAGGTGGTCGTCCACGCCGAGGGCGCCGAGCCCGTGCCCGCGCCGGTGCGGGTCATCGGGGACGACGTCGAGGTCGGGCTCGTCAGCGACATCGACGACACGGTGATGGTGACGGCGCTGCCGCGCCCCTTCCTCGCCGCCTGGAACACCTTCGTCCTCGACGAGCACGCACGGAACCCCGTGCCGGGCATGGCGGTCCTCTACGAGCGCATCACCCGGCGCTGGGCCGACGCGCCCGTCGTCTACCTCTCGACGGGGGCCTGGAACGTCGCGCCGACGCTCACCCGCTTCCTCCACCGCCACCTCTACCCGCGCGGACCGCTCCTGCTGACGGACTGGGGCCCGACGCCGGACCGGTGGTTCCGGAGCGGCCGCGCGCACAAGGAGCGGAGCCTGCGCCGCCTGGCCGAGGAGTTCCCGCACGTGCGGTGGCTCCTCGTCGGCGACGACGGCCAGCACGACGAGGCCATCTACGAGGAGTTCGCCCGCGCGCACCCGGACAACGTCGCCGCGGTGGCGATCCGGCACCTCTCGCCGACGGAGTCGGTGCTGGCGCAGGGCCTCCCGGCTCCCTCCGGCGCGCCGGCGCGGGCCGAGGGGCCGCACGCCTGGGTCTCGGCGCCCGACGGGGCGGGGCTGGCCCGGCTGCTGCGGCAGGGCGGCCTGCTCTAG
- a CDS encoding cryptochrome/photolyase family protein, whose protein sequence is MSGPAVMWFRRDLRVGDNPALLAARGAGGGVVPLFVLDPRVWDAAGPARRAFLVGCLEALREQTDGALLVRRGDPREVVPAVVRETGAGSVHVARDTGPYGRRRDEDVRAALGAEGDVPLEEDGTAYAVGPGRVLKGDGSPFQVFTPFSKGWAQHGVPDPASRPRSVPWVAAGGADDLPAAPEVDYDLLPAGEEAALAAWRTFRDERLDGYAEERDRPDLDSTSRMSAYLHLGCVHPRTLVEEARAHGGEGAEAYVRELCFRDFYADVLWHRPDSAWEAYKPDLAGMEHDTGAAAERRVDAWREGRTGFPVVDAALRQLLAQGWMHNRMRMLTASFLVKDLHQRWQVGARHFLRHLVDGDLASNNHGWQWVAGTGTDASPYFRVFNPVTQGHKFDPHGDYVRRWVPELRGVEGSAVHEPWDLPDGLPEGYPERVVDHKAERQVALDRYAAVRG, encoded by the coding sequence ATGAGCGGTCCCGCGGTCATGTGGTTCCGGCGCGACCTGCGCGTCGGCGACAACCCGGCCCTCCTCGCGGCACGCGGGGCGGGCGGCGGCGTCGTCCCGCTCTTCGTCCTCGACCCGCGGGTCTGGGACGCGGCCGGGCCGGCCCGCCGGGCCTTCCTCGTCGGGTGCCTCGAGGCGCTGCGCGAGCAGACCGACGGTGCCCTCCTCGTCCGCCGCGGCGACCCGCGCGAGGTCGTCCCGGCCGTCGTCCGGGAGACGGGGGCGGGCTCGGTGCACGTGGCCCGGGACACCGGGCCGTACGGGCGGCGGCGTGACGAGGACGTCCGCGCGGCCCTCGGGGCGGAGGGGGACGTGCCCCTCGAGGAGGACGGGACCGCCTACGCCGTGGGGCCGGGCCGGGTCCTCAAGGGCGACGGCTCCCCGTTCCAGGTCTTCACGCCCTTCTCCAAGGGGTGGGCGCAGCACGGCGTGCCCGACCCGGCGAGCCGGCCGCGGTCGGTGCCGTGGGTCGCGGCGGGCGGCGCGGACGACCTCCCCGCGGCCCCCGAGGTCGACTACGACCTGCTGCCGGCGGGCGAGGAGGCGGCCCTCGCGGCGTGGCGCACCTTCCGCGACGAGCGGCTCGACGGCTACGCCGAGGAGCGCGACCGTCCGGACCTCGACTCCACGAGCCGCATGTCGGCCTACCTCCACCTCGGGTGCGTGCACCCGCGCACGCTCGTCGAGGAGGCCCGTGCGCACGGCGGGGAGGGCGCCGAGGCCTACGTCCGCGAGCTCTGCTTCCGCGACTTCTACGCGGACGTGCTCTGGCACCGGCCCGACTCCGCCTGGGAGGCCTACAAGCCGGACCTCGCGGGCATGGAGCACGACACGGGCGCCGCGGCGGAGCGGAGGGTCGACGCCTGGCGCGAGGGGCGGACCGGCTTCCCCGTCGTCGACGCGGCCCTGCGCCAGCTGCTGGCCCAGGGCTGGATGCACAACCGGATGCGGATGCTCACCGCGTCGTTCCTCGTCAAGGACCTGCACCAGCGCTGGCAGGTCGGGGCGCGCCACTTCCTGCGCCACCTCGTCGACGGCGACCTCGCCTCGAACAACCACGGGTGGCAGTGGGTGGCGGGCACGGGGACGGACGCCTCGCCGTACTTCCGCGTGTTCAACCCCGTCACGCAGGGGCACAAGTTCGACCCGCACGGCGACTACGTCCGCCGCTGGGTGCCCGAGCTGCGCGGGGTCGAGGGCTCGGCGGTCCACGAGCCCTGGGACCTGCCGGACGGGCTGCCCGAGGGCTACCCCGAGCGGGTCGTGGACCACAAGGCCGAGCGCCAGGTGGCGCTCGACCGGTACGCCGCCGTCCGCGGCTGA